Proteins co-encoded in one Parus major isolate Abel chromosome 17, Parus_major1.1, whole genome shotgun sequence genomic window:
- the KYAT1 gene encoding kynurenine--oxoglutarate transaminase 1 codes for MLRRVGLSLRHFLLGRNSSAGHSSCSREAKMSRPVQARRLEGIDKNIWVEFVKLAVTYSKVNLGQGFPDFPPPDFLTEAFTRALGGGNHMLHQYTRAFGHPPLVTVLAQFFKKLLGRDLDPMTNVMVTVGAYQALFCCFQALVDEGDEVIIIEPFFDCYEPMVRMAGGTPVFVPLRPNPPKDGKLMSSADWQLDPAELASKFSERTKAIVLNSPNNPLGKVFSRGELGLIAELCVKHDVLCISDEVYEWLIYDGKQHIRIASLQGMWDRTVTVGSAGKTFSVTGWKVGWVVGPDRLLQHLRTVHQNSVYHCATIAQEAVAQGFQRELRLYGKPESYFVQLPKELQQKRDWLVQSLDGVGMKPIIPEGTYFLVADISQFKSDVPDVPNSDEPYDYRFAKWMVKSKGLAAIPLSAFYSEAHKNNYTNFIRFCFAKEEATLKAANDILQKWKQEKTSS; via the exons ATGCTCAGGAGAGTGGGACTGTCCCTGCGTCACTTCTTACTGGGGAGGAACAGCAGTGCTGGACATagctcctgctccagagag GCAAAAATGTCAAGGCCAGTGCAAGCTCGGAGGCTAGAGGGAATAGATAAAAATATCTG GGTGGAGTTTGTAAAACTGGCTGTTACCTACTCCAAGGTGAACCTGGGCCAGGGCTTCCCCGACTTCCCTCCACCAGACTTCCTGACAGAGGCGTTCACGAGAGCCCTCGGCGGGGGGAACCACATGCTGCACCAGTACACCCGTGCCTTC GGCCACCCGCCTCTGGTGACAGTCCTAGCCCAGTTTTTCAAGAAGCTGCTTGGACGAGACCTGGATCCTATGACAAATGTGATGGTGACTGTGGGGGCATACCAGGccctgttctgctgcttccaggctTTAGTGGATGAAGGTGATGAG GTGATAATCATTGAACCCTTCTTTGACTGCTATGAGCCGATGGTGAGAATGGCTGGGGGGACACCTGTGTTTGTCCCTCTGAGACCG AATCCTCCAAAAGATGGAAAATTGATGTCTAGTGCAGACTGGCAGCTGGACCCAGCTGAACTGGCTTCTAAATTCAGTGAACGGACAAAAGCCATCGTCCTGAACTCACCCAACAACCCTCTGGGCAAG gtgttcagccgtggggagctggggctgattgcagagctgtgtgtgaagCACGACGTGCTGTGCATCAGCGACGAGGTGTACGAGTGGCTGATCTACGATGGGAAGCAGCACATCCGCATCG CCAGCTTGCAAGGGATGTGGGACCGCACAGTGACTGTCGGGAGTGCTGGGAAGACCTTCAGTGTCACTGGATGGAAG GTGGGCTGGGTTGTGGGACCCGAtaggctgctgcagcaccttcGTACTGTGCACCAGAACTCAGTGTACCACTGTGCCACAATTGCCCAG GAGGCCGTGGCTCAGGGTTTCCAGAGGGAGCTCAGGCTCTATGGAAAACCAGAGAGCTACTTTGTCCAGCTGcccaaggagctgcagcaaaagaGAGACTGGCTGGTTCAGAGCCTGGATGGTGTGGGGATGAAACCCATCATCCCTGAGGGCACCTACTTCCTGGTGGCAGACATCTCCCAGTTCA AATCTGatgtccctgatgtccccaaCTCAGATGAGCCCTATGACTACAGATTTGCAAAGTGGATGGTCAAGAGCAAG gGGCTTGCGGCCATCCCGCTCTCCGCTTTCTACAGCGAGGCCCACAAGAACAACTACACCAATTTCATCCGGTTCTGCTTTGCAAAG GAGGAAGCTACACTGAAGGCAGCAAATGACATACTGCAAAAATGGAAACAGGAGAAAACCAGCTCCTGA